One genomic window of Luteitalea pratensis includes the following:
- a CDS encoding protein kinase domain-containing protein: MSDRNRWRRVEQICQTVLDLPVGDRDEFLRDACGDDADIRDEIRLLLAKDPAVDSFLITPLAAVAAHVMPPTRASLTGRRLGVLAIGPCVGRGGMGEVYRARDTRLERDVALKVLPDAFALDPDRLGRFRREAQILASLNHPNIAAIYGVEECEDVYAIVLELVDGPTLAERLARGAIPMAEALTIARQVAEGIEAAHERGVVHRDLKPANIKLRPDGAVKVLDFGIARALDAHADSEEIGSSPASPGNVTNTKVGSLLGTADYMSPEQRKGCRADKRSDIWAFGAVLFEMLTGQHVKVGETSEGAVALPAVDGAALPPATPAAVRRLIARCLEPDARRRLRDIGEARIVLEDPLATSSDEARLTTGPATRMHPWRRVIAVAIAAAAFTAAALAGWYLKPSPVLAVTRFAITLPEARDELSVRGPSRASIALSRDGAQLVYASNERLYLRAMSESVAQPIRGSESHQAVLAPAFSPDGRFVVFWALSDRTLKRIAIAGGAAETICAAENPVGVEWTSDHILFGQLGKGIMRVAPDGGAPTLIAATTDGEQADSPQLLPGGRHVLFTLATGTARDRWDHARIVAQSLATGQRKTLVIGGSAGRYVATGHLVYAVGGTLFARAFDAARLEMKGTAIPVVVGVGRSVGGATGVAQFSVSEEGTLAYVVGPASPTYSAGHLALVDRQGQVDYLNLPPGLYESPRASPDGSRIAFGTDDGKEAIVWTFELAGGRAMQRLTSGGSNRFPIWTSDSKRIVFQSDRDGDRALFWQRADGAAAAERLTTPDKGEAHVPESWSPNSDVLLFSVASNAGFAVRILSLGRKTVTSYGAVQSVDPPGAVFSPDGRWVAYTSSAKRGKTTVHVQPFPATGAKFTLTARGFDTPHAVTWSADGKELFYDPRPGGFESVSVTTNPSFAFGDPVTTSRSFLSSPPEARRRYDVTPSGQFLVVTSTGLPGSGGPPTPQVQVVLNWFQELRQRMLMGR, from the coding sequence GTGAGTGACCGCAACCGCTGGCGCCGGGTCGAACAAATCTGTCAGACCGTCCTGGACCTGCCGGTCGGCGACCGCGACGAATTCCTGCGCGACGCCTGCGGCGATGACGCTGACATCCGCGACGAAATTCGCTTGCTCCTCGCCAAGGATCCTGCGGTTGACTCCTTCCTGATCACGCCACTGGCAGCGGTCGCCGCACACGTCATGCCGCCGACGCGTGCTTCGCTCACTGGTCGACGATTAGGGGTTCTCGCGATCGGTCCGTGCGTGGGACGGGGCGGCATGGGTGAGGTGTATCGGGCGCGTGATACGCGGCTCGAGCGAGATGTGGCGCTGAAGGTGCTGCCCGACGCATTCGCACTCGATCCGGATCGGCTGGGTCGCTTCAGACGCGAGGCACAGATTCTCGCCTCGCTCAACCATCCCAACATTGCGGCCATCTACGGTGTCGAGGAATGCGAGGACGTGTACGCGATCGTTCTCGAACTCGTGGACGGTCCGACCCTGGCCGAGCGGCTGGCGCGGGGCGCCATCCCGATGGCGGAGGCGCTGACAATCGCCAGGCAGGTGGCCGAGGGAATCGAGGCCGCGCATGAGCGTGGCGTCGTACATCGCGATCTCAAACCCGCCAACATCAAGCTTCGTCCAGACGGCGCGGTCAAGGTGCTCGACTTCGGCATCGCTCGCGCACTCGACGCGCATGCCGACTCCGAAGAGATCGGTTCGTCGCCCGCGAGCCCCGGCAATGTCACGAACACGAAGGTCGGCTCGCTCCTGGGTACTGCCGACTATATGAGCCCGGAGCAGCGCAAGGGTTGCAGGGCGGACAAGCGCAGTGACATCTGGGCGTTCGGCGCGGTGTTGTTCGAAATGCTCACCGGGCAGCACGTGAAGGTCGGGGAGACGTCGGAAGGCGCGGTTGCCCTTCCCGCAGTTGACGGGGCTGCGCTTCCGCCCGCAACGCCGGCCGCCGTACGGCGTCTGATCGCGCGGTGTCTCGAGCCGGATGCTCGACGACGGTTACGAGATATCGGCGAAGCCCGGATTGTCCTCGAGGACCCCCTCGCGACTTCGTCCGACGAAGCGCGCCTCACTACCGGCCCAGCCACCCGTATGCACCCATGGCGACGCGTAATCGCCGTCGCAATCGCCGCGGCAGCGTTCACTGCGGCGGCACTGGCCGGCTGGTACCTGAAACCATCTCCGGTACTCGCGGTCACGAGATTCGCTATCACGTTGCCGGAGGCGCGGGACGAGCTGAGCGTCCGTGGCCCTAGCCGAGCGTCGATCGCTCTGTCACGTGACGGGGCCCAGCTCGTCTACGCGTCGAACGAGCGGCTGTACCTGCGAGCGATGTCGGAGTCCGTGGCGCAGCCGATTCGAGGCAGCGAGTCCCATCAGGCGGTATTGGCGCCGGCATTTTCTCCCGACGGTCGCTTCGTCGTCTTCTGGGCGCTCTCCGATCGAACCCTCAAGCGGATAGCGATTGCCGGTGGCGCGGCCGAGACGATTTGTGCGGCGGAAAATCCTGTCGGTGTCGAGTGGACGTCGGACCATATTCTCTTCGGCCAGTTAGGAAAGGGGATCATGCGCGTCGCGCCAGACGGAGGCGCACCGACGCTAATTGCCGCGACCACGGATGGCGAGCAGGCAGACAGCCCGCAACTGCTGCCCGGTGGAAGACACGTGCTGTTCACGCTCGCCACCGGTACTGCCCGCGACCGCTGGGACCACGCACGCATCGTCGCGCAGTCCCTGGCGACAGGCCAACGCAAGACGCTCGTCATCGGCGGCAGCGCAGGCCGCTACGTCGCGACGGGTCACCTCGTGTACGCCGTTGGCGGCACCCTCTTCGCACGCGCGTTCGACGCAGCGCGTCTCGAGATGAAGGGCACGGCCATCCCTGTGGTTGTTGGCGTCGGCCGATCGGTTGGCGGGGCGACGGGCGTCGCTCAGTTCAGCGTGTCGGAGGAGGGCACGCTCGCGTACGTCGTCGGACCGGCGTCGCCAACGTACAGCGCGGGCCACCTTGCACTGGTCGATCGTCAAGGGCAAGTTGATTATCTCAACCTCCCGCCGGGTCTTTATGAATCGCCGCGGGCGTCACCCGATGGCTCGCGGATTGCTTTCGGCACCGATGACGGCAAAGAGGCAATCGTGTGGACCTTCGAGCTCGCCGGTGGTCGTGCCATGCAGCGGCTGACATCAGGCGGGAGCAATCGGTTCCCAATCTGGACATCCGACAGCAAGCGGATAGTGTTTCAGTCGGATCGGGACGGCGATCGCGCACTGTTCTGGCAGCGTGCGGATGGGGCGGCCGCAGCAGAACGCTTGACCACTCCGGACAAGGGCGAGGCGCACGTGCCGGAATCGTGGTCGCCGAACTCGGACGTTCTCCTGTTCAGCGTCGCCTCGAACGCGGGCTTCGCTGTCAGGATCCTGTCACTCGGGCGAAAGACCGTCACCAGCTACGGTGCGGTCCAGTCGGTCGATCCACCGGGCGCAGTCTTCTCTCCGGATGGCCGCTGGGTCGCCTACACGAGTAGTGCGAAACGTGGCAAGACGACCGTCCATGTGCAACCGTTTCCTGCGACCGGGGCCAAGTTCACGCTGACTGCCCGAGGGTTCGACACTCCTCATGCGGTCACGTGGTCGGCGGACGGCAAGGAACTCTTCTACGATCCGCGGCCCGGCGGCTTCGAATCGGTCAGCGTCACGACCAATCCGTCGTTCGCGTTCGGCGATCCCGTGACCACGTCGAGGTCGTTCCTCTCCAGCCCGCCGGAGGCGCGGCGGAGATACGACGTCACTCCTAGCGGCCAGTTCCTCGTGGTTACCAGCACGGGATTGCCCGGGTCCGGGGGGCCGCCAACCCCGCAAGTGCAGGTTGTTCTCAACTGGTTTCAAGAGCTGCGACAGCGCATGTTGATGGGAAGGTAG
- a CDS encoding nucleobase:cation symporter-2 family protein produces MLASPARRAAPPTVLHPIDERLPLPRLAALGLQHVLVMYGGAVAVPLIVGRALGLTPAEVALLISADLFCCGLVTLIQSLGVSPYFGVRLPVMMGVTFAAVGPMVAVANVNGGTDGARAIFGALIGAGIVSMALAPVMGRLLRFFPPVVTGTIIVMIGVNLMRVGIGWAMGGPASAAQTPDVAVLRSMLASPGVGVPAGPLRVPMIDNPGYAALDHLAVALLVLVVILLIIRYLRGFLANIAVLLGAITGCAVAVVTGEMTFEKVANAPWFGLVRPFAFGTPTFDPVLIGTMTLVMIVVMIESTGMFLALADITGRPLTRRSLTAGLRVDGLGTVIGGVFNTFPYTSFSQNVGLVSVTGVKSRWVCVAGGAIMVVLGLLPKLAALVESVPLFVLGGAGLVMFGMVVASGIRILSNVDFQGNRRNLYIVAIAVGVGMIPQEAPRWTQQMAHAVRPLLESGILLTSIAAVLLNLHFNGGGATDAPNHTHTDAS; encoded by the coding sequence ATGCTCGCGTCCCCGGCCCGCCGTGCCGCCCCGCCCACGGTCCTGCACCCCATCGACGAACGGCTCCCGCTTCCGCGGCTGGCAGCGCTCGGGTTGCAACACGTGCTGGTCATGTACGGCGGGGCGGTGGCGGTGCCGCTGATCGTTGGGCGAGCCCTCGGCCTCACGCCGGCGGAGGTCGCGCTGCTCATCTCGGCCGATCTGTTCTGCTGCGGCTTGGTGACGCTGATCCAGTCTCTGGGCGTCTCGCCGTATTTCGGCGTGCGGCTGCCGGTCATGATGGGCGTCACCTTTGCCGCCGTGGGTCCGATGGTTGCCGTGGCCAACGTCAATGGTGGAACGGACGGCGCGCGGGCGATTTTCGGGGCGCTGATCGGCGCGGGGATCGTTTCGATGGCCCTCGCACCGGTCATGGGTCGACTGCTGCGGTTCTTCCCGCCTGTCGTGACCGGCACGATCATCGTCATGATCGGCGTCAACCTCATGCGCGTGGGGATTGGCTGGGCGATGGGAGGCCCGGCATCAGCGGCGCAGACTCCCGACGTCGCTGTGCTGCGGTCGATGCTGGCATCACCTGGAGTTGGTGTGCCGGCGGGCCCGTTGCGGGTGCCGATGATCGACAACCCCGGCTACGCGGCGCTGGACCATCTGGCAGTCGCGCTCCTCGTGCTGGTGGTCATCCTCCTGATCATCCGCTACCTTCGCGGCTTCCTCGCAAACATCGCCGTGCTGCTCGGTGCGATCACCGGCTGCGCCGTGGCCGTCGTCACCGGCGAGATGACCTTCGAGAAGGTCGCCAATGCGCCGTGGTTCGGACTGGTCCGCCCGTTCGCGTTCGGGACGCCCACCTTCGATCCAGTCCTGATCGGCACCATGACGCTGGTGATGATCGTGGTGATGATCGAGTCCACGGGAATGTTCCTCGCGCTGGCCGACATCACCGGACGCCCCCTGACGCGACGGTCACTGACGGCCGGCCTGCGGGTGGACGGCCTCGGGACGGTGATCGGTGGCGTCTTCAACACCTTCCCGTATACGAGCTTCTCGCAGAACGTCGGGCTGGTGAGCGTGACTGGTGTCAAGAGCCGCTGGGTATGCGTGGCCGGCGGCGCGATCATGGTGGTGCTAGGGCTGCTGCCCAAGCTGGCCGCCCTTGTCGAGTCGGTACCGTTGTTCGTGCTGGGCGGGGCCGGGCTCGTGATGTTCGGCATGGTGGTCGCCAGCGGGATCCGCATCCTGTCCAACGTCGACTTCCAGGGCAACCGCCGCAATCTCTACATCGTCGCGATTGCGGTGGGCGTCGGGATGATCCCGCAGGAGGCGCCGCGCTGGACGCAGCAGATGGCGCATGCGGTGCGTCCGCTGCTCGAGTCCGGCATCCTGCTTACGTCGATCGCGGCGGTGCTGCTCAATCTCCATTTCAACGGCGGCGGCGCGACGGATGCTCCGAACCACACGCATACCGACGCGTCTTGA
- a CDS encoding sulfatase: MTRRRAALVRAIPATMAANTKGGDGGSRAGETGNCRMLKQQLWATAVFAATVLMAVASPGGATEPNISVILADDLGPGDVGVYGGTFVPTPRLDALAAEGTRFTQYYSASPICSPSRAALITGQHPARWRITSFLQTRQGNAGAEMADFLDPRAPSLPRALKAAG, translated from the coding sequence TTGACGCGACGGCGAGCGGCGTTGGTGCGCGCGATTCCGGCGACAATGGCTGCCAACACGAAAGGCGGTGACGGTGGGTCGCGTGCCGGTGAGACCGGGAATTGCCGGATGCTGAAGCAGCAATTGTGGGCGACGGCGGTCTTCGCCGCGACCGTGCTCATGGCGGTCGCGAGTCCTGGCGGCGCGACCGAACCGAACATCAGCGTCATCCTTGCCGACGACCTCGGGCCTGGCGATGTCGGGGTGTACGGCGGCACTTTCGTGCCGACGCCTCGGCTCGACGCGTTGGCAGCCGAAGGGACGCGGTTCACGCAGTACTATTCGGCGTCGCCGATCTGCTCACCGTCGCGCGCCGCTCTGATTACCGGACAGCACCCGGCGCGCTGGCGTATCACCAGCTTCCTGCAGACGAGGCAGGGGAACGCCGGCGCCGAGATGGCCGACTTCCTCGACCCCCGCGCGCCGTCGCTGCCGCGAGCCTTGAAGGCGGCGGGGTAA
- a CDS encoding sulfatase/phosphatase domain-containing protein codes for MDTELGEVYDAARAVLGPDTFFLFSADHGAQWPFAKWTLYDAGIRTPMIAVWPGKVAAAARSDAMVSWVDLLPTLIEVGGGQAPPRLDGRSFAGVLLGRTTTHRDRIFTTHTSDPPMNVYPMRSVRTTDWKYIRNLQPSRTFTTHIDRGKPVDGAGYFASWRDKAATDPAAAAVVARYHQRPAEELYDLRADPEELQNLASDPRHAGQLRTLRAELDAWMTANGDQGRVPGEP; via the coding sequence ATGGACACCGAACTGGGCGAGGTCTACGACGCTGCGCGAGCGGTTCTCGGACCGGACACGTTCTTTCTGTTTTCGGCCGACCACGGCGCGCAGTGGCCGTTCGCCAAGTGGACGCTGTACGACGCCGGCATCCGCACGCCGATGATCGCCGTATGGCCGGGCAAGGTCGCCGCCGCGGCGCGTTCGGACGCGATGGTGAGTTGGGTCGACCTGTTGCCGACCCTGATCGAGGTCGGCGGGGGACAGGCGCCACCGCGTCTCGATGGCCGTTCGTTCGCGGGCGTGCTGCTCGGGAGGACCACCACGCATCGCGATCGCATCTTCACGACGCACACCAGCGACCCGCCGATGAACGTGTACCCGATGCGGAGTGTCCGGACCACTGACTGGAAGTACATCCGCAACCTGCAACCGAGTCGAACCTTCACGACGCACATCGATCGCGGCAAGCCGGTGGACGGCGCGGGCTACTTCGCGAGCTGGCGCGACAAGGCGGCGACCGACCCGGCCGCCGCCGCAGTTGTCGCGCGGTACCACCAGCGTCCGGCCGAGGAACTGTACGACCTGCGGGCCGATCCCGAGGAACTGCAGAACCTCGCCAGCGACCCGCGTCATGCCGGGCAGCTGCGGACGCTGCGCGCCGAACTGGATGCCTGGATGACGGCCAACGGCGACCAGGGCCGCGTCCCGGGCGAACCCTGA
- a CDS encoding PP2C family protein-serine/threonine phosphatase — MRAAPSAMPDPTAPLNVDSTTPVTHGALAPKAFGITDKGRVRPTNEDQFLVAELSKAMRIRQTSLVEPKLHVGEERGHLYLVADGMGGHRAGETASALTVTAIEQFMLNSFKWFFAPDESGVQKVLAEFQAAIGHADAHVMAEAAEHPELSGMGTTVTLAFHLGSQVCLVHVGDSRGYFYRGRELQQVTHDHTLVADLLRSGAIQPEEAARHRYRHIITNVVGGEQVGVKVEAHAFEVKAGDRLLLCSDGLTEMLTNEAIAHVLGTTPDPQEAATALVAQANAAGGRDNVTVLIVRFDEAGST; from the coding sequence GTGCGTGCAGCACCGTCAGCAATGCCCGACCCTACTGCGCCGCTTAACGTTGACTCCACGACACCCGTCACGCACGGGGCCCTGGCGCCGAAAGCGTTTGGCATCACAGACAAAGGCCGCGTGCGTCCTACGAACGAAGACCAGTTCCTCGTGGCCGAACTCAGCAAGGCGATGCGGATTCGGCAAACCAGCCTGGTCGAGCCAAAGCTGCATGTCGGCGAGGAAAGGGGCCACTTGTATCTCGTCGCCGACGGCATGGGTGGCCACCGCGCCGGCGAAACGGCGAGTGCGCTCACCGTCACCGCGATCGAGCAGTTCATGCTCAATTCCTTCAAGTGGTTTTTCGCGCCTGATGAGAGCGGGGTGCAGAAGGTGCTCGCTGAGTTTCAGGCTGCGATCGGTCATGCCGATGCGCACGTCATGGCGGAGGCTGCCGAGCATCCCGAGCTCAGCGGCATGGGCACCACGGTCACACTGGCGTTTCACCTCGGATCGCAGGTATGCCTCGTCCACGTCGGCGACAGCCGCGGGTACTTCTATCGGGGTCGCGAGCTGCAACAGGTAACGCACGACCACACCCTCGTGGCCGATTTGTTGCGCAGCGGTGCGATTCAACCAGAAGAAGCGGCGAGGCATCGGTACCGACACATCATCACGAATGTCGTGGGCGGTGAGCAGGTCGGCGTCAAGGTCGAAGCGCACGCCTTCGAGGTCAAAGCCGGCGATCGGCTGCTGCTCTGTTCGGATGGATTGACCGAGATGCTGACTAACGAGGCGATTGCGCACGTGCTCGGAACGACGCCGGATCCGCAAGAGGCCGCGACGGCACTCGTGGCACAAGCCAATGCCGCTGGTGGCCGCGACAATGTGACGGTGTTGATCGTTCGCTTCGATGAAGCCGGTTCTACCTAA
- a CDS encoding PD40 domain-containing protein has product MPIDHLSPPPDTTDGLLDSWKAIARYLNRDESTVQRWEKRENMPVHRHVHEKRGSVYAYHAELDAWWQGRRQRLEADQGNGAGIPPEAARDLPIADDGPRARDRWPRWSAGVVVVLLVIATGALVLSWVPYGATSPSPFGATLVRLTSTSGLNIDPALSADGSLLAFASDRDGTGELDIWVQPVGGGREQPRRITSEPGDEREPSFSPTGASVVYARNNANGVHIVDIAGGTPRLLVDAAQTRTPRFSPDGRWVTYWTGVPVPVAPRGTAALFVVPASGGSPRSLASDFAQARLGTWSPDGTSVLFVGERERDPSQSTLDWYIVDARGGEPFRTGAVAVLRKAGIEGLPIPGAWTGEDGSVVFTTYGPATSNVWKVTVSPATGRVAGEPTALTFGTANERGPAVSASGQVAFANVTENIDVWRLPLDPTTGLGSGALERVTDDAADDRLTNLSDDGRTMVFMSSRTGQEGVWVRDVQGRSDRQVTNDTAGLARISRDGATLAVPRGRSNTAGVDLLSLADGRRSGLCDDCFAGDWSPDGARLVVQKNGLSRLVLRDVTSSRERELAAHGAWYLLQPRFSDDGEWIVFHTSGTPTTRQIYAIPAFSRSPIPVQAWIPIVTDFGVQPSWARDGSGVYYFSLRDGAFCVWLQPVDRVTKRPIDNPVAVQHFHQARLRAATGAMASNHRADGYLYVTLTSSAANIWMLGR; this is encoded by the coding sequence ATGCCCATCGACCACCTCTCGCCCCCTCCGGATACGACAGACGGACTGCTGGATTCCTGGAAAGCCATCGCTCGGTACCTCAATCGCGACGAGAGCACCGTCCAGCGATGGGAGAAGCGCGAGAACATGCCGGTGCACCGGCACGTGCATGAGAAGCGCGGGTCGGTGTACGCCTACCATGCCGAACTGGATGCATGGTGGCAGGGCCGCCGTCAGCGATTGGAGGCAGATCAAGGGAACGGCGCCGGCATCCCGCCCGAGGCCGCCCGCGATCTTCCGATCGCGGACGACGGACCAAGGGCGCGTGATCGGTGGCCTCGGTGGAGCGCGGGCGTCGTCGTTGTCCTGCTGGTGATAGCGACGGGCGCTTTGGTGTTGAGCTGGGTCCCCTACGGCGCGACGTCCCCGTCACCCTTCGGGGCGACGCTCGTGCGGCTCACCTCGACGTCCGGACTCAACATCGACCCGGCGCTCTCCGCTGACGGATCGTTGCTCGCGTTCGCTTCCGACCGCGACGGGACCGGCGAGCTAGACATCTGGGTCCAGCCTGTCGGAGGGGGCCGGGAGCAGCCGAGGCGAATCACCAGCGAGCCCGGTGACGAGCGCGAGCCCTCGTTTTCCCCGACCGGCGCCTCGGTCGTGTATGCCAGGAACAACGCCAACGGCGTTCACATCGTGGACATCGCTGGCGGCACTCCCAGATTGCTCGTTGACGCGGCGCAAACGCGAACACCTCGGTTCTCTCCGGATGGGCGATGGGTGACGTATTGGACGGGAGTTCCGGTCCCGGTGGCGCCCAGAGGGACGGCTGCGCTGTTTGTCGTTCCCGCCAGCGGAGGGTCGCCGCGGTCGCTCGCGTCGGACTTTGCTCAGGCCCGACTCGGGACATGGTCACCTGACGGCACCAGTGTTCTCTTCGTTGGCGAGCGCGAACGCGACCCGAGTCAGTCCACGCTCGACTGGTACATCGTTGACGCACGCGGCGGTGAGCCGTTTCGCACGGGTGCGGTCGCGGTGCTCCGCAAGGCGGGGATTGAGGGTCTGCCGATTCCCGGAGCCTGGACTGGCGAGGATGGCTCCGTCGTGTTTACGACCTACGGTCCGGCAACATCGAACGTGTGGAAGGTGACCGTGTCGCCCGCCACAGGGCGTGTGGCCGGCGAACCTACGGCGCTTACGTTCGGCACCGCCAATGAGCGCGGCCCTGCGGTCAGCGCCTCCGGCCAGGTCGCGTTCGCCAACGTGACCGAGAACATCGATGTGTGGCGACTGCCGCTCGACCCGACGACAGGTCTAGGGAGCGGAGCTCTCGAGCGCGTGACCGACGACGCCGCCGACGATCGATTGACCAACCTCAGTGACGACGGCCGGACCATGGTGTTCATGTCATCCCGCACCGGGCAGGAGGGGGTGTGGGTGAGGGATGTGCAGGGACGGAGCGATCGCCAGGTCACGAATGACACAGCGGGACTGGCCCGTATCAGTCGAGACGGCGCCACGCTTGCAGTGCCAAGGGGTCGTTCCAACACCGCCGGCGTTGATCTTCTGTCGCTTGCCGACGGCCGGCGGTCGGGCCTCTGCGACGACTGCTTTGCCGGCGACTGGTCACCAGACGGCGCGCGACTGGTCGTTCAGAAGAACGGCCTATCGCGCCTGGTTCTGCGAGACGTCACCTCCAGCCGCGAGAGGGAACTGGCTGCGCACGGCGCGTGGTACCTTCTTCAGCCCCGCTTCTCGGACGACGGGGAATGGATTGTCTTTCACACGTCGGGCACCCCGACGACCAGGCAGATTTACGCTATTCCGGCGTTCTCCCGCAGCCCTATCCCCGTCCAGGCGTGGATACCCATCGTTACCGATTTCGGCGTGCAACCGAGCTGGGCGCGAGACGGTTCGGGCGTCTATTACTTCTCGCTGAGGGACGGCGCGTTCTGTGTCTGGCTGCAGCCAGTCGACCGCGTGACGAAGCGACCGATCGACAACCCAGTGGCCGTCCAGCATTTTCACCAGGCGCGGCTGCGCGCCGCCACAGGAGCCATGGCGAGCAATCATAGAGCCGACGGCTATCTGTATGTGACCCTCACGTCTTCCGCGGCAAACATCTGGATGCTTGGCCGCTAG
- a CDS encoding vanadium-dependent haloperoxidase produces MLKRSRWTTLGLFCALSIPAPAAAATDPVTEWNLIAVSETLSASPTQAPAVQTRTMAIVQVSVHDAVNAITQQYLSYSSPGHGPSGAGAEAAAIGAAHHALVSLFPAREGALNDLLASSLATHGVSEFDPGLAFGQSVAATILARRATDNAAAAQFDYTAPGAGAAGVWTALGNTPALLPGWGNVTPWVLRSGSQFRPDGPPALSSETYARDYDEVKLIGSFDSSQRTQEQTDIAHFWRASPTAIWNGAMTQVLEGGNLDLSSKARAFALLYLAAADASIACWDAKYTYNFWRPLPAIANGEADGNAATAGDLLWQPLLLTHPHPEYPSGHTTNSGAMNTVIRLLFGNAPGVPIQLTFTGITREWLTLSEGLQEVVDARVYSGIHFRTSDEVGARQGRQVARFVLAHALRPTTGEWK; encoded by the coding sequence ATGTTGAAGCGTTCACGCTGGACCACGCTCGGGCTGTTCTGCGCGCTCTCGATACCTGCGCCGGCAGCCGCCGCCACCGACCCTGTCACCGAGTGGAACCTCATTGCCGTATCTGAGACGCTGAGCGCTTCGCCTACGCAGGCGCCCGCGGTGCAGACGCGAACGATGGCGATCGTCCAGGTGTCAGTGCATGACGCCGTGAACGCCATCACCCAGCAATATCTGTCCTACAGTTCGCCGGGGCACGGACCGTCGGGCGCCGGTGCGGAGGCGGCAGCGATCGGGGCCGCCCATCACGCCCTGGTCTCTCTGTTCCCTGCGCGCGAGGGTGCCCTCAACGACCTGCTGGCGTCATCCCTCGCGACACACGGCGTGTCCGAGTTCGACCCGGGTCTCGCGTTCGGCCAGTCGGTGGCGGCAACCATCCTGGCGCGTCGCGCGACAGACAACGCTGCCGCCGCGCAGTTCGACTACACCGCTCCGGGCGCAGGCGCCGCCGGAGTCTGGACAGCCCTGGGGAACACGCCCGCGTTGCTCCCGGGCTGGGGCAACGTCACGCCGTGGGTACTCCGCAGCGGATCGCAGTTCCGCCCGGATGGCCCACCGGCCCTGAGTAGCGAGACGTATGCGCGCGATTACGACGAAGTGAAGCTCATTGGGTCCTTTGACAGCAGTCAGCGCACGCAAGAGCAGACCGACATCGCGCACTTCTGGCGTGCATCGCCCACCGCCATCTGGAACGGTGCGATGACCCAGGTCCTCGAGGGCGGCAACCTCGACCTGTCGTCGAAGGCGCGTGCGTTCGCGTTGTTGTATCTCGCTGCCGCCGACGCCAGCATCGCCTGCTGGGACGCGAAGTACACCTACAACTTCTGGCGGCCGTTACCTGCCATCGCCAATGGCGAGGCGGACGGAAACGCTGCCACTGCCGGCGACCTGTTGTGGCAGCCGCTGCTCCTGACCCACCCGCATCCGGAATACCCGTCGGGCCACACCACCAACAGCGGCGCGATGAACACCGTCATCCGGCTGCTGTTCGGCAATGCGCCCGGCGTGCCGATTCAACTCACCTTCACGGGGATTACCCGCGAATGGCTGACACTCAGCGAGGGTTTGCAGGAAGTTGTCGATGCGCGGGTGTACTCGGGGATCCACTTCCGAACGTCCGACGAGGTCGGCGCCAGGCAGGGTCGCCAGGTGGCGCGTTTCGTGCTCGCTCACGCGCTTCGCCCGACAACGGGGGAGTGGAAGTAG
- a CDS encoding transposase — protein sequence MKSRVHPTYKTRYRVGNWRACERARVRRGDVTLWLSPDALAAWGVPASGRPGGQQRFSDLAIETALTLRLVFGLALRQTEGFVRSILTVMRAGLDAPDQKTLSRRSQWLDVAVRNLPAKGPLHLIVDSTVFQ from the coding sequence ATGAAGTCGAGGGTACACCCGACGTACAAGACTCGCTATCGGGTGGGGAACTGGCGCGCCTGTGAGCGCGCACGCGTTCGGCGCGGCGACGTGACGCTGTGGCTCTCGCCGGATGCCCTGGCCGCGTGGGGCGTGCCGGCGTCCGGCCGACCTGGCGGGCAGCAGCGGTTCTCGGATCTGGCCATCGAAACCGCCTTGACGCTTCGACTGGTCTTCGGCTTGGCCTTACGCCAGACGGAGGGCTTCGTCCGGTCGATCCTGACCGTGATGCGCGCGGGTCTCGATGCCCCGGACCAGAAGACGCTCTCGCGACGGAGTCAGTGGCTGGACGTCGCAGTGCGTAACCTCCCGGCGAAGGGACCGCTGCATCTGATCGTCGACAGCACGGTCTTTCAGTGA